The Gimibacter soli genome includes a region encoding these proteins:
- a CDS encoding 2-oxoacid:ferredoxin oxidoreductase subunit beta, with protein sequence MNDMSAAKMNEPLKPADFATDQEVRWCPGCGDYAILKCMQRTLPDLGVTRENTVFVSGIGCSSRFPYYMNTYGFHTIHGRAPAIATGLKLANNDLDVWVVTGDGDGLSIGGNHLMHALRRNVDLKILLFNNKIYGLTKGQYSPTSDIGTRSPSTPDGSIDPSLDPISFALGANAPFVARTVDTAQKHMPIVFTRAHQFKGTAFVEILQNCIVYNDDVWAKVTDKASAADNQLHLEHGKPMLFGKDNEKGIRFNPATFSLEVVTLGNGVDLEHIQVHDETSLPLAQMVARLGHKDGEPVAMGVLYAAPRGETYTEAVLGRVASAKGRRSLQDIMKAGETWVVE encoded by the coding sequence ATGAACGACATGAGCGCCGCCAAGATGAATGAACCGCTGAAGCCTGCCGATTTCGCAACCGATCAGGAAGTGCGCTGGTGCCCCGGCTGCGGGGACTATGCGATCCTGAAATGCATGCAGCGCACCCTGCCGGACCTCGGCGTGACGCGCGAAAACACCGTGTTTGTCTCAGGGATCGGCTGCTCCAGCCGCTTCCCCTATTATATGAATACCTACGGCTTCCACACGATCCACGGTCGCGCGCCGGCGATTGCGACGGGGCTGAAGCTCGCCAATAACGACCTCGATGTCTGGGTCGTCACGGGGGACGGCGACGGGCTTTCGATCGGCGGCAACCATCTGATGCATGCCCTGCGCCGCAACGTTGACCTGAAGATACTGCTCTTTAACAACAAGATTTACGGCCTCACCAAGGGGCAATATAGCCCGACCTCGGATATCGGCACCCGGTCGCCCTCTACCCCCGATGGCTCGATCGACCCGTCGCTTGACCCGATCAGTTTCGCGCTCGGCGCCAACGCGCCCTTCGTGGCCCGCACGGTGGACACCGCACAGAAGCATATGCCCATCGTCTTCACCCGCGCCCACCAGTTCAAGGGCACGGCGTTCGTCGAAATCCTGCAGAACTGCATCGTTTATAACGATGATGTCTGGGCGAAGGTGACCGACAAGGCCTCGGCAGCCGACAATCAGCTGCATCTGGAGCACGGCAAGCCGATGCTCTTTGGCAAGGACAACGAGAAGGGCATCCGCTTCAACCCGGCGACCTTCAGCCTTGAGGTTGTCACGCTTGGAAACGGTGTCGACCTTGAGCATATCCAGGTGCATGACGAAACCAGCCTGCCACTCGCCCAGATGGTCGCCCGCCTTGGCCACAAGGACGGCGAGCCGGTCGCCATGGGTGTGCTTTACGCTGCCCCGCGCGGTGAAACCTACACCGAAGCCGTCCTCGGCCGCGTCGCGAGCGCCAAAGGCCGCCGGTCCTTGCAGGACATCATGAAAGCGGGCGAGACCTGGGTGGTGGAGTAG
- a CDS encoding 2-oxoacid:acceptor oxidoreductase subunit alpha, with protein sequence MSAETQHLESAVVRFAGDSGDGMQLTGGRFTATTALSGNDLATFPDFPAEIRAPVGTTFGVSAFQINFGAKAIMTVGDRPDVLVAMNPAALKTNLGDLRSGGVLVVDTGTFNPRNLQKAGYEADPIEAGSLKDYQLIEIDISKLTLEAVKDFGLGNKEALRCKNMWTLGLMLWMFSRKREPVTNWLQKKFSKAPTLADANIAALNAGHAFGETAELSATLKRYQIDAVKSEPGLYRTVTGSQAISWGIVAGAELAGLNVMFGSYPITPASPVLHTLSGLKELGVVTFQAEDEIAAVCAALGASYGGALGVTSSSGPGIALKGEAIGLAISTELPLLIINSQRGGPSTGLPTKTEQSDLYQAVYGRNGDAPVPVIATSSPGDCFDAAIEACRLAVKYMTPVMLLTDGFIANAAEPWKIPDLSTYAPFKVQFVTEPGEAGFNPFKRDETTLARNWAIPGTPGCEHRIGGIEKSFATGHISYDPANHQKMTDTRANKIAGIANDIPAQTVDQGEETGDLLIVGWGSTYGPISEAVRCARAEGLKVSHAHIRYLNPFPANLGDLMKGFKQIMVPEMNHGQLKTVLRDTYLVDAKPFTKVSGQPFKIAEILDGIRAMLGA encoded by the coding sequence ATGAGTGCAGAGACCCAGCATCTAGAATCCGCCGTGGTTCGCTTCGCAGGTGATAGTGGTGACGGCATGCAGTTGACGGGCGGCCGTTTCACCGCCACGACTGCCCTCTCGGGGAACGACCTTGCGACCTTCCCCGACTTCCCCGCCGAGATCAGGGCGCCCGTTGGCACCACTTTCGGCGTGTCTGCTTTCCAGATCAATTTCGGTGCCAAGGCGATCATGACGGTGGGCGACCGCCCCGATGTGCTGGTGGCCATGAACCCCGCAGCCCTGAAGACCAATCTTGGCGACTTGCGCTCGGGCGGCGTGCTGGTGGTGGATACCGGCACCTTCAATCCGCGCAACCTGCAAAAGGCCGGCTACGAGGCCGACCCGATCGAGGCGGGCTCCCTGAAAGATTACCAGCTGATCGAGATCGATATCTCGAAGCTCACCCTTGAAGCCGTGAAGGATTTCGGCCTTGGCAACAAGGAAGCCCTGCGCTGCAAGAATATGTGGACGCTCGGCCTGATGCTCTGGATGTTCAGCCGCAAGCGCGAGCCGGTGACAAACTGGCTGCAGAAGAAATTCTCGAAGGCGCCGACGCTCGCCGACGCCAACATTGCCGCGCTCAACGCCGGCCACGCTTTTGGAGAAACGGCCGAGCTTTCGGCCACCCTGAAGCGTTACCAGATCGATGCGGTCAAGTCCGAACCCGGCCTTTATCGCACCGTCACCGGCAGCCAGGCGATTTCGTGGGGCATTGTCGCGGGGGCGGAACTTGCCGGGCTGAATGTCATGTTCGGCTCCTACCCCATCACCCCGGCCTCGCCGGTGTTGCACACGCTTTCGGGGCTCAAGGAACTGGGGGTTGTCACCTTCCAGGCGGAAGACGAGATCGCGGCGGTGTGCGCGGCCCTCGGCGCCTCCTATGGCGGGGCGCTCGGCGTCACGTCATCGTCCGGCCCCGGCATCGCGCTCAAAGGGGAAGCCATCGGGCTTGCCATCTCGACCGAGCTGCCGCTTCTCATCATCAACAGCCAGCGGGGCGGGCCCTCGACAGGCCTGCCGACCAAAACCGAACAGTCCGACCTGTATCAGGCCGTCTATGGCCGCAACGGGGACGCACCCGTGCCGGTGATTGCCACTTCGTCGCCCGGTGACTGTTTCGATGCCGCCATCGAGGCCTGCCGGCTGGCGGTGAAATATATGACCCCCGTGATGCTGCTGACGGACGGCTTCATCGCAAACGCCGCCGAGCCTTGGAAAATTCCCGATCTTTCCACTTATGCGCCCTTCAAGGTGCAATTCGTGACCGAGCCGGGCGAGGCGGGCTTCAATCCCTTCAAGCGGGACGAGACGACCCTTGCCCGCAACTGGGCGATCCCCGGCACGCCGGGCTGCGAACACCGGATCGGCGGCATCGAGAAAAGCTTCGCGACGGGGCATATCTCCTATGATCCCGCCAACCATCAGAAGATGACCGACACCCGCGCCAACAAGATCGCCGGGATCGCCAATGACATTCCGGCGCAGACTGTGGATCAGGGCGAGGAAACGGGTGACCTGCTGATTGTCGGCTGGGGCTCCACCTATGGTCCGATTTCGGAAGCCGTGCGGTGTGCGCGGGCCGAGGGGTTGAAGGTTTCCCACGCCCATATCCGCTATCTCAATCCCTTCCCGGCGAACCTCGGAGACCTGATGAAGGGGTTCAAACAGATCATGGTGCCGGAAATGAACCATGGCCAGCTGAAGACGGTGCTGCGCGACACCTATCTCGTCGACGCAAAGCCCTTCACCAAGGTATCCGGCCAGCCGTTCAAGATTGCCGAAATCCTGGATGGCATTCGCGCCATGCTCGGCGCATAA
- the gor gene encoding glutathione-disulfide reductase, whose protein sequence is MADSFDYDLFVIGAGSGGVRAARIASGFGARVAVAEEYRVGGTCVIRGCVPKKLMVYASHFAEEFEMAKGFGWTVGETSFDWPAFIKAKDKEIDRLNGAYINTLNNAKVEIMMGRAVITGPHEVTLGDKVVTAKTILIATGGTPTKPDIPGAEHAITSNEAFHLPDLPDHVVVVGGGYIAVEFAGIFNGMGAKVTQLYRGDQILRGFDGDIRSRLATEMTGKGIDLRLNTNVTAIEKTATGVRLTLTDGSTLDAGAVMFATGRKPHTDNLGLRKAGVALDDAGGVIVDKYGRTTNPAIYAVGDVTNRIALTPVAIKEGHAFALTLYGNAPTAPEHDAVPTAVFSQPPIGTVGLSEEDAAAKGHDVAVYVSDFRPMKQTLAGGSERAFMKLVVDKKTDKVLGAHMIGADAAEIIQGIGIAVKAGLTKADFDRTVAVHPSAAEEFVLMRTPRSN, encoded by the coding sequence ATGGCCGACAGTTTTGATTACGACCTTTTCGTCATCGGTGCGGGCTCGGGCGGCGTGCGGGCTGCACGGATCGCTTCGGGCTTTGGCGCCCGCGTGGCGGTGGCCGAGGAATATCGCGTTGGCGGCACCTGCGTCATCCGCGGCTGCGTGCCGAAGAAGCTGATGGTCTATGCCTCGCACTTCGCGGAAGAGTTCGAAATGGCCAAGGGCTTCGGCTGGACGGTCGGTGAAACAAGCTTCGACTGGCCGGCTTTCATCAAGGCCAAGGACAAAGAGATCGACCGGCTGAACGGCGCCTATATCAACACGCTGAACAATGCGAAGGTGGAGATCATGATGGGCCGCGCGGTCATCACCGGCCCGCATGAAGTGACGCTGGGTGACAAGGTGGTCACCGCCAAGACGATCCTCATTGCCACCGGCGGCACCCCGACCAAGCCGGATATCCCGGGCGCCGAGCATGCCATCACCTCGAACGAGGCTTTCCACCTGCCGGACCTGCCGGACCATGTAGTGGTCGTGGGCGGCGGCTATATCGCGGTCGAGTTCGCCGGCATCTTCAATGGCATGGGCGCCAAGGTCACGCAGCTCTATCGCGGCGACCAGATCCTGCGCGGGTTCGACGGCGACATCCGCAGCCGCCTTGCCACTGAAATGACCGGCAAGGGGATCGACCTCCGCCTGAATACCAATGTCACCGCCATCGAGAAAACCGCCACCGGCGTGCGCCTGACGCTGACGGATGGCTCCACCCTTGATGCGGGCGCTGTGATGTTCGCAACCGGCCGCAAGCCGCACACGGATAATCTGGGCCTCAGGAAAGCGGGTGTAGCGCTTGACGATGCAGGCGGTGTGATTGTCGACAAATATGGTCGCACCACCAACCCCGCTATTTATGCGGTGGGGGATGTGACGAACCGGATTGCGCTGACGCCCGTTGCGATCAAGGAAGGTCATGCCTTCGCGCTGACGCTTTATGGGAATGCGCCGACGGCGCCCGAGCATGACGCGGTGCCGACCGCCGTCTTCTCGCAGCCGCCCATCGGCACCGTCGGCCTGTCGGAAGAAGACGCGGCAGCAAAGGGCCATGATGTTGCAGTCTATGTTTCCGACTTCCGCCCGATGAAACAGACGCTCGCCGGCGGCAGCGAACGCGCTTTCATGAAGCTTGTTGTGGACAAAAAAACCGACAAGGTGCTGGGCGCCCATATGATCGGCGCGGACGCGGCAGAAATCATTCAGGGCATCGGGATTGCGGTGAAGGCCGGCCTCACCAAGGCCGATTTCGACCGCACCGTGGCGGTGCATCCGTCGGCAGCGGAAGAATTTGTCCTGATGCGTACGCCGCGCAGCAATTAA
- a CDS encoding M20/M25/M40 family metallo-hydrolase: protein MVRRLILSVVALIAVLAAVMVGRTLMAPGMPAPVAAPEAFPVNEEEAVAKLAKALTFETISRAPGAPYDTEAFDAFHAWLGEAFPNVFSQLKVTRIAGHSLLVEWPGKDASLQPAMFLAHMDVVPVDPATLGEWTHPPFAGIVADGMVWGRGALDMKGPMITLLEATETLLARGYIPARTILLGLGHDEEVGGSGAVAIAAHLKETGVRPAFVLDEGGAVATDGLFGGTSEPVALIGVAEKGYMSVKLTSRGQGGHSSRPGKDTAISRLAKAIQRLEAYEFPNDARFLRSTLEPAMPLLPFGQRLAVANLWLTEPLVVALMKEAPDMAASLHTTKVPTILSAGIKDNVIPTVAEATVNLRLFPGDAPEAVLATLREVIADDMISVEPASSVMTPASPVSPTDSDAYRLISDTIKGMTPDAPPPVATMLVLMATDVRHYAGVSDAQYRFNYVPMTPALIRTLHAEDERVPVSAIPDMVRFFGRMMLGAGG from the coding sequence ATGGTACGTCGGCTGATTCTGTCTGTTGTGGCACTTATCGCGGTTCTCGCCGCTGTCATGGTCGGTCGTACGCTGATGGCGCCAGGCATGCCCGCGCCAGTCGCTGCGCCCGAAGCCTTCCCGGTGAACGAGGAAGAAGCCGTCGCCAAGCTCGCCAAGGCGCTGACGTTTGAAACCATCTCCCGCGCCCCCGGTGCGCCCTATGACACCGAAGCCTTCGATGCTTTCCATGCCTGGCTTGGCGAGGCTTTCCCGAACGTTTTCTCGCAGCTCAAGGTCACCCGCATCGCGGGCCATAGCCTCCTCGTCGAATGGCCGGGCAAGGACGCCAGCCTGCAGCCCGCCATGTTCCTCGCGCACATGGATGTGGTGCCGGTGGACCCCGCGACGCTCGGTGAATGGACCCACCCGCCTTTCGCCGGCATTGTGGCCGACGGCATGGTCTGGGGCCGCGGCGCGCTTGATATGAAAGGCCCGATGATCACGCTTCTGGAGGCCACCGAGACGCTGCTTGCCCGTGGCTATATCCCTGCCCGCACTATCCTTCTGGGCCTTGGCCATGACGAGGAAGTCGGTGGCTCGGGCGCTGTCGCCATCGCCGCGCACCTGAAGGAGACCGGCGTGCGCCCGGCCTTCGTCCTTGATGAAGGCGGTGCCGTTGCGACCGACGGGCTTTTTGGCGGCACCAGCGAACCTGTTGCCCTGATCGGCGTTGCCGAAAAAGGCTATATGAGCGTGAAACTGACATCGCGCGGTCAGGGCGGTCACTCGTCGCGCCCCGGCAAGGATACGGCGATCAGCCGCCTCGCGAAGGCGATCCAGCGGCTCGAAGCCTACGAGTTCCCGAACGATGCGCGCTTCCTGCGCTCGACCCTTGAGCCCGCGATGCCGCTGTTGCCGTTCGGGCAGCGGCTGGCGGTCGCCAACCTGTGGCTGACCGAACCGCTTGTGGTGGCGCTGATGAAGGAAGCGCCCGACATGGCGGCGAGCCTGCATACCACCAAGGTGCCGACGATCCTTTCGGCCGGCATCAAGGATAACGTGATCCCGACCGTGGCCGAGGCCACCGTCAACCTGCGCCTTTTCCCCGGCGACGCGCCCGAGGCTGTCCTTGCCACCCTGCGCGAGGTGATCGCGGATGACATGATCAGCGTGGAGCCTGCAAGCAGCGTGATGACGCCGGCCTCACCCGTCAGCCCTACCGATAGCGACGCCTACCGGCTGATCAGCGACACGATCAAGGGCATGACCCCCGATGCGCCGCCGCCGGTTGCCACCATGCTCGTGCTGATGGCCACCGATGTGCGCCATTATGCGGGTGTCAGCGATGCGCAGTACCGCTTCAACTATGTGCCGATGACCCCGGCGCTGATCAGAACGCTGCATGCCGAAGACGAGCGTGTGCCGGTTTCGGCGATCCCCGACATGGTCCGCTTCTTTGGCCGGATGATGCTGGGCGCCGGGGGTTAA
- a CDS encoding sodium:solute symporter family transporter has product MDAYAHEIILGFVALYMVFCIGVGLWAMKRTHTAGDFFVAGRGLGPWVVSLAVFSSTLSGFGFVGGPGLVYATGLSSMWMATVSALGFGIGYYLIAKRIRMIAELRDTVSLPDLVMARYESNWARGLSALTILLGVIGYLATQILAMAMVLQSLLADTAMFAGISLAACAAISSAVLIFYCVTGGIIASVYTDLIQGFVMMVAGVLVVVAAIGVFDGGLGEASQMLMDTDPESALPFGTMGPMAALSWFFLFGFGLSGQPHVTTKMMMNRRLSDNRIVVPITVIGYVLAALLWVSIGMVMRALVIGDMHAPLGAPDEAAPVFLREFANPILAGIVFAGLFAAIMSTADSFLNIGAAAIIHDIPKAIRGRSLGAELFWARVATIGLSIFATLFALYSFYENGALIGFLGVFGWGTFASALLPVVMFGLNWKRASARAAVAAIVAALAINIGFYLAGVRPPHGMDPGFVALLVSLTLFIIVSLLDKPKSLPKDIDRVLDL; this is encoded by the coding sequence ATGGACGCTTATGCACACGAGATCATCCTCGGCTTCGTCGCCCTTTACATGGTCTTCTGCATCGGGGTTGGTCTTTGGGCCATGAAACGCACCCATACGGCGGGGGACTTTTTCGTCGCCGGTCGCGGCCTTGGGCCTTGGGTTGTGTCGCTTGCCGTATTCTCCTCCACCCTGTCGGGCTTCGGTTTCGTCGGCGGGCCGGGGCTTGTCTATGCCACCGGCCTTTCCTCGATGTGGATGGCGACCGTGTCGGCCCTTGGCTTCGGGATCGGCTATTATCTGATCGCCAAGCGTATCCGCATGATCGCGGAGCTGCGCGATACCGTCAGCCTGCCGGATCTTGTGATGGCGCGCTACGAAAGCAACTGGGCGCGGGGCCTATCGGCGCTAACGATCCTTCTGGGCGTCATCGGCTATCTGGCGACGCAAATTCTGGCGATGGCGATGGTGCTGCAGTCGCTGCTCGCCGATACCGCCATGTTCGCCGGTATCAGCCTGGCGGCCTGTGCGGCCATCTCGTCCGCCGTCTTGATCTTCTATTGCGTCACGGGTGGCATCATCGCCTCCGTTTACACTGATCTCATCCAGGGCTTCGTGATGATGGTGGCGGGGGTGCTTGTCGTTGTGGCGGCCATCGGCGTGTTCGATGGCGGGCTGGGTGAGGCGAGCCAGATGCTGATGGACACGGACCCGGAATCGGCGCTGCCCTTCGGCACTATGGGACCGATGGCGGCGCTTTCATGGTTCTTCCTCTTTGGCTTCGGGCTGTCCGGCCAGCCGCATGTGACGACCAAGATGATGATGAACCGCCGGCTTTCGGACAATCGCATCGTCGTGCCCATCACGGTGATCGGCTATGTGCTCGCGGCGCTTCTGTGGGTTTCAATCGGCATGGTGATGCGCGCGTTGGTGATCGGCGACATGCATGCCCCGCTCGGCGCGCCCGATGAGGCGGCCCCGGTGTTCCTGCGCGAGTTTGCCAACCCGATCCTCGCGGGCATCGTGTTTGCCGGGCTCTTCGCGGCGATCATGTCGACGGCAGACAGCTTCCTCAATATAGGGGCGGCGGCGATCATCCATGATATCCCGAAGGCGATCCGGGGACGGTCGCTCGGGGCCGAGCTTTTCTGGGCGCGGGTGGCGACCATCGGGCTCAGCATCTTCGCGACGCTTTTCGCGCTCTATAGCTTCTATGAAAACGGCGCGCTGATCGGCTTCCTTGGCGTGTTCGGCTGGGGCACGTTTGCCTCGGCGCTGCTGCCTGTCGTGATGTTCGGGCTGAACTGGAAGCGGGCGTCGGCGAGGGCGGCGGTGGCGGCCATCGTTGCCGCACTCGCCATCAATATCGGTTTCTATCTCGCCGGTGTGCGTCCGCCCCACGGGATGGATCCGGGTTTTGTGGCCCTTCTTGTGTCCCTCACGCTTTTCATCATCGTGTCGCTGCTCGACAAGCCGAAAAGCCTGCCGAAGGATATTGACCGGGTGCTGGACCTTTAA
- the eda gene encoding bifunctional 4-hydroxy-2-oxoglutarate aldolase/2-dehydro-3-deoxy-phosphogluconate aldolase — protein sequence MTDIKTIMTLAPVIPVLNYKSAEEAVAVSKALYDNGLKVLEITLRHPSALESISAVAKALPDAVVGAGTVLTPELAKQAKDAGAVFGVSPGLTETLADAVKALGFDFLPGVATLSEAMQAREWGFSELKFFPAEVAGGVPFLKAVGSVLPDLTFCPTGGVTEASAPTYLALDNVAVVGGSWLTPRGQDGKIDPAAVGALAKSAVAKLGR from the coding sequence ATGACCGATATCAAGACCATCATGACGCTCGCACCCGTGATCCCGGTGCTGAACTATAAAAGTGCCGAGGAGGCGGTTGCCGTCTCGAAGGCGCTTTACGACAATGGCTTGAAGGTCCTGGAAATTACCCTGCGTCACCCGTCGGCGCTTGAAAGCATTTCGGCGGTTGCCAAGGCGCTGCCGGATGCCGTGGTGGGTGCGGGCACCGTACTGACCCCCGAACTTGCCAAGCAGGCGAAAGACGCCGGCGCCGTGTTCGGTGTGAGCCCGGGCCTCACCGAGACGCTTGCCGATGCAGTCAAAGCCCTCGGCTTCGATTTCCTGCCCGGTGTGGCCACCCTTTCCGAAGCCATGCAGGCGCGCGAGTGGGGCTTCAGCGAGCTGAAATTCTTCCCCGCCGAAGTCGCAGGCGGTGTGCCGTTCCTGAAGGCTGTCGGCTCCGTGCTGCCGGACCTCACCTTCTGTCCCACAGGCGGTGTGACCGAAGCTTCGGCCCCGACCTATCTGGCGCTTGATAACGTGGCCGTTGTCGGCGGCTCGTGGCTGACCCCGCGCGGGCAGGATGGCAAGATCGATCCGGCGGCAGTTGGCGCGCTCGCCAAATCGGCTGTCGCCAAACTCGGTCGCTGA
- the edd gene encoding phosphogluconate dehydratase, with translation MTDPRLLKITDRIRERSTASRAAYMARIQAMRDAGPQRGRMSCGNIAHAIAACGEAEKHQIADGKVPNIGIVSSYNDMLSAHQPYHTMLPELKRAIIDAGGVAQMAGGVPAMCDGVTQGEPGMEMSLFSRDVIAMATAIAMSHNVFDGGLLLGICDKIVPGLLMGALSFGHLPFVFVPSGPMPTGISNSEKAKVRQEYALGKVGRAELLESESRAYHSPGTCTFYGTANTNQMMLEMMGLQLPGSSFVAPNTDLRAALNDAASARAVALAAADKPKGLADMVDERAIVNAICGLLATGGSTNHTLHIVAIAAAAGIKVTWGDFADLSKIVPLLARVYPNGLADVNAFHASGGTPWVTKELLSAGLLHNDGETILGKGLEAWGTFPELEGERASWKPLPATPGDDTVLRPATNPFQAEGGLEILEGPLGDCVIKVSAVKPEHRVIEAPAIVFEHQDDLLTAFKAGKLERDFVAVVRYQGPKAIGMPELHKLTPSLGVLQDKGFKVALVTDGRMSGASGKVPAAIHVSPEAAMGGPIARVQDGDMIRLDAVKGTLELLVDADEFAARTPSKGPEQPLTYGRDLFTGFRALVSPAGEGASVFTHQAF, from the coding sequence ATGACCGACCCCCGCCTTCTCAAGATAACCGACCGTATCCGTGAACGCTCGACCGCCAGCCGTGCGGCCTATATGGCGCGCATCCAGGCGATGCGCGATGCCGGCCCGCAGCGTGGCCGCATGTCCTGCGGCAATATCGCCCACGCGATTGCTGCCTGCGGCGAGGCGGAAAAGCACCAGATTGCAGACGGCAAGGTGCCGAACATCGGCATTGTTTCATCCTATAACGACATGCTTTCGGCCCACCAGCCCTATCACACGATGCTGCCCGAACTGAAACGCGCGATCATCGATGCAGGCGGTGTGGCGCAGATGGCCGGTGGCGTACCCGCCATGTGTGACGGCGTCACGCAGGGCGAGCCGGGCATGGAAATGTCGCTTTTCTCGCGCGATGTGATCGCGATGGCGACGGCAATTGCCATGAGCCACAATGTCTTCGATGGCGGGTTGCTTCTGGGCATCTGTGACAAGATCGTGCCGGGCCTTCTGATGGGTGCGCTTTCCTTTGGCCATCTGCCGTTCGTGTTTGTGCCCTCTGGCCCGATGCCGACCGGCATCTCGAACAGCGAGAAGGCCAAGGTCCGTCAGGAATATGCCCTCGGCAAGGTTGGCCGTGCCGAGCTTCTGGAATCGGAAAGCCGCGCCTACCACAGCCCCGGCACCTGCACCTTCTATGGCACCGCCAACACCAACCAGATGATGCTCGAAATGATGGGGCTGCAACTGCCGGGCTCGAGCTTCGTGGCGCCGAATACCGACCTGCGCGCCGCGCTCAATGATGCCGCTTCCGCCCGCGCTGTGGCTTTGGCTGCTGCCGACAAGCCGAAAGGGCTGGCCGATATGGTGGACGAACGCGCCATCGTGAATGCTATCTGCGGGCTTCTGGCGACCGGTGGCTCTACCAACCATACGCTCCATATCGTGGCGATTGCGGCAGCGGCTGGCATCAAGGTCACGTGGGGTGATTTCGCTGATCTTTCGAAGATCGTGCCGCTTCTTGCCCGCGTTTACCCGAACGGGCTCGCCGATGTGAACGCCTTCCATGCCTCGGGCGGTACGCCGTGGGTCACAAAGGAACTGCTGTCGGCGGGCCTACTTCATAACGACGGCGAAACGATCCTCGGCAAGGGCCTTGAAGCATGGGGCACTTTCCCCGAGCTTGAAGGTGAGCGCGCGAGCTGGAAGCCGCTTCCCGCGACGCCCGGTGACGATACCGTGCTGCGCCCTGCCACCAACCCCTTCCAGGCCGAAGGTGGACTTGAAATCCTTGAAGGGCCGCTTGGCGACTGCGTGATCAAGGTTTCCGCCGTGAAGCCCGAACACCGGGTGATCGAGGCACCTGCCATCGTGTTCGAGCATCAGGATGACCTGCTGACGGCTTTCAAGGCCGGCAAGCTGGAGCGCGACTTTGTGGCGGTCGTCCGCTATCAGGGGCCGAAAGCCATCGGCATGCCGGAACTGCATAAACTGACGCCGTCCCTTGGCGTGCTGCAGGACAAGGGCTTCAAGGTGGCGCTTGTGACCGATGGCCGCATGTCCGGCGCATCGGGCAAGGTGCCGGCGGCAATTCACGTCAGCCCCGAGGCGGCGATGGGCGGGCCTATTGCACGTGTGCAGGATGGCGATATGATCCGGCTCGACGCCGTGAAAGGCACGCTGGAGCTTCTGGTGGATGCGGACGAGTTTGCCGCCCGCACGCCATCCAAAGGCCCCGAGCAACCGCTGACCTACGGCCGCGACCTGTTCACCGGCTTCCGCGCGCTTGTTTCCCCCGCGGGCGAAGGCGCCAGCGTATTCACCCATCAGGCTTTCTGA
- the pgl gene encoding 6-phosphogluconolactonase has translation MANFLSFDSREAMVAAITADTRTRLEAALGKSGEARWAVSGGSTPAPLFAAMADADMAWQNVKVALVDERWVEADHARSNTAFLRRTLLTGKAVDAAFTPMKVPGDDPFAAASQVDATYKALDPFDVVLLGMGPDGHTASLFPSAEGLEAAMQPDDAATVRAIRANRSDVTGDEVLRLTLTLGALTRAGAVQLMITGDDKKAVYDAATDPASNLPIGRVARALGDRLSVYWAA, from the coding sequence AATGGTGGCGGCGATCACGGCCGACACACGCACCCGGCTTGAAGCCGCCCTCGGAAAAAGCGGTGAGGCCCGCTGGGCTGTTTCGGGCGGCTCGACCCCCGCGCCGCTTTTTGCCGCGATGGCGGATGCCGACATGGCATGGCAAAATGTGAAGGTCGCGCTCGTTGACGAACGCTGGGTGGAGGCCGATCATGCGCGCTCGAACACCGCGTTCCTTCGCCGCACGCTTCTGACGGGCAAAGCAGTGGATGCTGCCTTCACACCGATGAAAGTGCCGGGTGACGATCCGTTTGCTGCTGCTTCGCAAGTGGACGCTACCTACAAGGCGCTTGATCCGTTTGATGTCGTGCTCCTCGGTATGGGGCCGGACGGACACACAGCCTCGCTCTTCCCGTCGGCTGAAGGCCTTGAAGCCGCGATGCAGCCGGATGATGCGGCGACCGTGCGGGCCATCCGCGCCAACCGTAGCGATGTGACGGGGGACGAGGTATTGCGCCTCACCCTCACGCTTGGTGCGCTCACCCGCGCCGGTGCGGTGCAGCTGATGATCACGGGGGACGACAAGAAAGCGGTGTATGATGCCGCAACGGACCCCGCAAGCAACCTGCCCATCGGGCGCGTTGCACGGGCGCTGGGCGACAGGCTCAGCGTCTATTGGGCGGCCTGA